The following are encoded in a window of Variovorax paradoxus genomic DNA:
- a CDS encoding dihydrodipicolinate synthase family protein, whose product MLPYKRADARAWARDNLVGCSAVTIPSYSADLKRLNERGIRHDVALAKELGFKHTLLCAEVAISPEENAQFTAWAAETAGPDFGLFFHAAFNTLAENIQAVKLAEAAGATMVLLSYPAQFWPTTEQEVFDYTKEMCDATKLGVMLFPLPAWGFERIHPAGMSVALVRRLLEACPNIVAIKSEQGFPLPAGICEMYHHFRDEVVISCPIEGDAIPLMSLMKMQFSGTSNTQWMGDYYPRAFELARTGKWEGAMELYWKVNPARGANGAATQAYIGGTSVLNRTMWKYQDWLAGFNGGPLRAPAMRIPDRFLKTLRQGLVASGLPVTSDPDSEFMVGRHPC is encoded by the coding sequence ATGCTTCCCTACAAGCGCGCAGATGCCCGGGCCTGGGCCCGTGACAACCTGGTCGGCTGCTCCGCCGTAACCATCCCGAGCTATTCGGCCGATCTCAAGCGACTGAACGAGCGCGGCATCCGCCATGACGTGGCGCTGGCCAAGGAGCTCGGGTTCAAGCACACGCTGCTGTGCGCCGAAGTGGCCATCTCGCCGGAGGAGAACGCCCAGTTCACAGCCTGGGCGGCGGAGACGGCGGGTCCGGACTTCGGCCTGTTCTTCCATGCCGCGTTCAACACGCTGGCGGAGAACATCCAGGCCGTGAAGCTGGCGGAGGCGGCCGGCGCCACCATGGTGCTGCTGTCCTATCCCGCGCAGTTCTGGCCCACGACGGAGCAGGAAGTCTTCGACTACACCAAGGAAATGTGTGACGCGACCAAGCTGGGCGTGATGCTGTTTCCGTTGCCGGCTTGGGGCTTCGAGCGCATCCATCCGGCAGGCATGTCGGTCGCGCTGGTGCGGCGGCTGCTCGAGGCCTGCCCGAACATCGTGGCGATCAAGTCGGAGCAAGGCTTTCCGCTGCCGGCCGGCATCTGCGAGATGTACCACCACTTTCGCGACGAGGTCGTCATCAGCTGCCCGATCGAGGGCGACGCCATCCCGCTCATGAGCCTGATGAAGATGCAGTTTTCCGGCACCAGCAACACGCAGTGGATGGGCGACTACTATCCGCGCGCCTTCGAACTGGCCCGCACCGGAAAGTGGGAGGGGGCCATGGAGCTGTACTGGAAGGTCAACCCGGCACGCGGCGCCAACGGCGCGGCCACCCAGGCTTACATCGGCGGCACGTCGGTGTTGAACCGGACCATGTGGAAGTACCAGGACTGGCTCGCCGGCTTCAATGGCGGCCCGCTGCGGGCTCCGGCCATGCGCATCCCCGACAGGTTCCTGAAGACGCTTCGCCAGGGGCTGGTGGCTTCCGGGCTTCCGGTGACCTCCGATCCGGACAGCGAGTTCATGGTCGGGCGGCATCCCTGCTGA
- a CDS encoding CaiB/BaiF CoA transferase family protein has product MSDTPIPYAGIRVVEFTHMVMGPTCGMLLADLGAEVIKVEPIEGDNTRRLLGSGAGFFPTFNRNKKSIALDLKKPEGIEAALRLLATADIVSENFKPGTMKKLGLDYDSLKQLNPRLIYVSHKGFLPGPYDHRTALDEVVQMMGGLAYMTGRAGDPLRAGTSVNDIMGGMFGAIGAMAALRQRELTGKGCEVQSALFENNVFLVAQHMMQFSATGKAADPMPGRISAWAVYDVFTVKDGEQIFLAAVSDKQWAIFCNAFGLEEMLTDQRLTTNNDRVNAREWLMPLLRSHLADRSAAEISDVFERHELPFAPITKPQELFDDRHLNESGGLAPIRMNDGSESKVPLLPLSIGGIRPGIRLQPPRVGEHTSALLREVGYGDADIERLKQQHITSGD; this is encoded by the coding sequence ATGTCTGATACACCGATACCCTACGCCGGCATCCGTGTAGTCGAGTTCACTCACATGGTGATGGGCCCCACCTGCGGCATGCTGCTGGCCGACCTCGGCGCCGAAGTCATCAAGGTGGAACCCATCGAGGGCGACAACACGCGCCGGCTGCTCGGTTCGGGCGCAGGCTTTTTCCCGACCTTCAACCGCAACAAGAAGAGCATCGCGCTCGACCTGAAGAAGCCCGAGGGCATCGAAGCCGCGCTGCGCCTGCTGGCCACCGCCGACATCGTGAGCGAGAACTTCAAGCCCGGCACGATGAAGAAGCTGGGTCTCGACTACGACAGCCTGAAGCAGCTCAATCCGCGCCTCATCTACGTGAGCCACAAGGGCTTCCTGCCCGGCCCGTACGACCACCGCACCGCGCTCGACGAAGTGGTGCAGATGATGGGCGGCCTGGCCTACATGACCGGCCGCGCCGGCGACCCGCTGCGCGCGGGCACCAGCGTGAACGACATCATGGGCGGCATGTTCGGCGCCATCGGCGCGATGGCCGCGCTGCGCCAGCGCGAACTCACCGGCAAGGGCTGCGAGGTGCAGTCCGCGCTGTTCGAGAACAACGTGTTCCTGGTCGCGCAGCACATGATGCAGTTCTCCGCCACCGGCAAGGCGGCCGACCCGATGCCCGGCCGCATCTCGGCCTGGGCCGTGTACGACGTGTTCACCGTGAAGGATGGCGAGCAGATCTTCCTCGCGGCCGTGAGCGACAAGCAGTGGGCGATCTTCTGCAACGCCTTCGGCTTGGAGGAGATGCTGACCGATCAGCGCCTCACGACCAACAACGACCGTGTGAATGCCCGCGAGTGGCTGATGCCTTTGCTGCGCTCGCATTTGGCTGACCGCAGCGCAGCCGAGATCAGCGACGTGTTCGAGCGACACGAGCTACCCTTCGCGCCCATCACCAAGCCACAGGAGTTGTTCGACGACAGGCATCTGAACGAGAGCGGCGGCTTGGCTCCGATCCGCATGAACGACGGGAGCGAATCGAAAGTCCCGCTGCTGCCACTGTCGATTGGCGGTATCCGGCCCGGCATCCGCCTTCAGCCGCCGCGAGTAGGTGAGCACACATCCGCGCTCTTGCGCGAGGTCGGCTACGGCGACGCCGACATCGAACGACTCAAGCAACAGCACATCACTTCTGGAGACTGA
- a CDS encoding MFS transporter produces MNSTTGFRARIALMAAHCAGMIDIVALPVWVGTLIARFGFDPQQAGALATLFLAGAVTASVGLAPRFNRLRGRHWIVPAGYAISAAAFLACMRTSQFETLAVLHLAAGFATGVGLSITHGTVALTNNPHRLFGFMQVAVGVLGIAYMAAAPQIIAQVGGAGLFAIFGAIMIAASVITALAFPKVHPAQAEAAAHDVRPARLPKAAWCAMAGISLMNVTQAMVFSFMERMGADRGFTPPDLHVVLIAVGIVNLVPGAVAAFLQHRLDARNVVLAGATAQAILAVVLVSSTAFPAYAASGAFFVSAVIFTHIFTFGALAKLDPSGRAVSATPAMLMIGSAIGPVLGGTLVKFFGYEAIGWAAVAIDAVAFCFYLQLRNHTAPPDAPVIKIHPQT; encoded by the coding sequence ATGAATTCGACAACTGGCTTCCGGGCACGGATCGCCCTCATGGCCGCGCATTGCGCGGGAATGATCGACATCGTTGCGCTACCCGTGTGGGTCGGAACGCTCATCGCACGGTTCGGGTTCGACCCGCAGCAGGCGGGCGCGCTGGCCACCTTGTTCCTGGCGGGGGCCGTCACGGCGAGCGTGGGCCTGGCGCCGCGCTTCAACCGCCTGCGCGGCCGCCACTGGATCGTTCCCGCAGGCTACGCCATTTCGGCTGCTGCGTTCCTGGCCTGCATGCGCACCAGCCAGTTCGAAACACTCGCGGTCCTGCATCTTGCGGCGGGCTTTGCCACTGGCGTCGGATTGAGCATCACGCATGGCACCGTCGCCCTCACGAACAACCCGCATCGGCTGTTCGGCTTCATGCAGGTCGCGGTAGGCGTGCTTGGCATTGCCTACATGGCAGCCGCCCCGCAGATCATCGCGCAGGTCGGAGGTGCAGGGCTCTTCGCCATCTTCGGCGCCATCATGATCGCGGCGAGCGTCATCACGGCGCTGGCGTTCCCGAAAGTACACCCGGCGCAGGCGGAGGCCGCGGCGCACGATGTGCGGCCGGCGCGGCTGCCGAAAGCCGCATGGTGCGCGATGGCGGGCATCAGCCTGATGAACGTGACGCAGGCCATGGTGTTCTCCTTCATGGAGCGGATGGGTGCCGATCGTGGGTTCACACCGCCCGATCTGCATGTCGTGCTGATCGCGGTGGGCATCGTCAACCTGGTTCCTGGCGCGGTCGCCGCGTTCCTGCAGCACCGCCTCGATGCACGCAATGTCGTGCTTGCTGGCGCCACCGCACAAGCCATCCTCGCGGTGGTGCTGGTCTCAAGTACCGCATTCCCCGCCTATGCGGCGAGCGGCGCATTCTTTGTCTCCGCGGTGATCTTCACGCACATATTCACCTTCGGGGCTCTGGCCAAGCTGGATCCGTCGGGGCGCGCCGTGTCCGCGACGCCCGCGATGCTGATGATCGGTTCGGCCATCGGCCCTGTCCTGGGCGGCACCCTGGTGAAGTTCTTTGGTTATGAGGCCATCGGCTGGGCTGCGGTCGCGATCGACGCCGTGGCCTTCTGCTTCTATCTGCAATTGCGAAACCACACCGCGCCACCCGATGCGCCGGTGATAAAGATTCATCCACAAACATGA
- a CDS encoding hydroxymethylglutaryl-CoA lyase has protein sequence MEATSSHRTPGVLISEVGPRDGLQSVKATMPTADKLRWIDALYAAGVREIEVASFVPARLLPQMADAAEVVRHAITLPGLTVMALVPNRRGAQAALEAGVHKLTLPVSASAAHSLANVRKTREEMVEEVRAIANLRREMAPQVKLEAGISTAFGCTLQGEVPEDEVIRLAVQCVEAGANESGLSDTVGYANPAQVRRLFRALRAELGERAGAAHMHNTRGLGLANCLAAYEEGVRTFDASLGGLGGCPYAPGASGNVVTEDLVFMFEAMGVRTGIDIDRLIAARAPLIAGLPGEPIYGMTPEAGLPKGFVQGAAHV, from the coding sequence TTGGAAGCCACATCTTCTCATCGGACGCCCGGCGTGCTCATCAGCGAAGTGGGCCCGCGCGACGGCCTGCAATCGGTCAAGGCAACCATGCCGACCGCCGACAAGCTGCGCTGGATCGACGCTCTCTATGCCGCCGGCGTGCGCGAGATCGAGGTTGCGTCGTTCGTGCCCGCACGACTGCTTCCGCAGATGGCGGACGCGGCCGAGGTAGTTCGCCATGCGATCACTCTGCCCGGCCTGACGGTGATGGCACTGGTGCCAAACCGCAGGGGCGCACAGGCCGCGCTGGAAGCCGGCGTCCACAAGCTCACCCTGCCCGTGTCGGCCAGCGCGGCCCATTCACTGGCCAACGTGCGCAAGACGCGGGAAGAAATGGTTGAGGAGGTGCGTGCCATTGCCAACCTTCGCCGCGAGATGGCACCGCAGGTCAAGCTCGAGGCGGGCATCTCGACCGCCTTCGGTTGCACCCTGCAAGGCGAGGTGCCGGAAGACGAGGTGATCCGCCTCGCCGTGCAATGCGTCGAGGCCGGCGCGAACGAATCGGGCCTGTCCGACACCGTCGGCTATGCAAACCCAGCGCAGGTGCGGCGCCTGTTCCGTGCCTTGCGTGCCGAGCTTGGCGAGCGCGCCGGCGCTGCCCACATGCACAACACCCGCGGCCTTGGCTTGGCCAACTGCCTGGCCGCCTACGAGGAAGGGGTGCGCACCTTCGACGCTTCGCTGGGCGGACTCGGTGGCTGTCCCTATGCACCGGGCGCCTCGGGTAACGTGGTTACGGAAGACCTGGTCTTCATGTTCGAGGCCATGGGCGTGCGCACCGGCATCGACATCGACAGGCTCATCGCAGCCCGGGCGCCGCTCATCGCCGGCCTGCCCGGCGAGCCGATCTACGGCATGACGCCCGAAGCCGGACTTCCCAAGGGCTTCGTCCAAGGGGCTGCCCATGTCTGA
- a CDS encoding IclR family transcriptional regulator codes for MPKKPQVESVADAHAAPGGAAAVDRALTLLSAFRHGDRALSLTELAERTQLYKSTVLRLLASLEHAGLLQRQRDDGRYALGPEVARLHAIYAASFSLDAVVMPVLRALTAATGESAAYHVRQKQGDAWVRLCMYRVDSPNMLRDHVRAGDLLPADRGAGARVLNAFSESSGSESPADRKLFARIRAEGFVALVGDRNTELGGVSAPVFHADGSLAGAVTLTMPAHRFNRSQIEPVREAAARLSGMI; via the coding sequence ATGCCCAAAAAACCCCAAGTCGAATCGGTCGCCGACGCGCACGCCGCCCCGGGCGGGGCCGCCGCCGTAGACCGTGCATTGACCCTGCTATCCGCCTTTCGCCACGGCGACCGCGCGCTATCGCTGACGGAGTTGGCCGAGCGCACGCAGCTTTACAAGAGCACGGTGTTGCGGCTGCTTGCTTCGTTGGAGCACGCAGGTCTGTTGCAAAGACAACGCGACGATGGCCGCTACGCGCTCGGCCCGGAAGTGGCGCGGCTGCACGCCATATATGCGGCATCGTTCTCGCTGGATGCGGTGGTGATGCCGGTGCTGCGCGCATTGACCGCTGCAACGGGCGAGAGCGCCGCCTACCACGTGCGGCAGAAGCAGGGCGACGCCTGGGTTCGCCTTTGCATGTACCGCGTCGATTCGCCAAACATGCTGCGCGATCATGTGAGGGCTGGAGACCTGCTGCCCGCCGACCGGGGGGCCGGCGCTCGCGTACTCAACGCATTCAGCGAGTCCAGCGGGTCCGAGTCGCCAGCGGATCGCAAGCTCTTCGCCCGAATCCGTGCCGAGGGCTTCGTGGCCCTGGTGGGCGACCGCAACACTGAGCTTGGTGGTGTCTCCGCACCCGTTTTTCACGCAGACGGATCGCTGGCCGGAGCAGTGACATTGACGATGCCAGCGCATCGTTTTAATCGTTCCCAGATCGAGCCCGTCAGGGAAGCCGCTGCCCGGCTGAGCGGCATGATCTAA
- a CDS encoding LysR family transcriptional regulator, which produces MKSIVDAAWHHFVKVAELGSVSRAAVAADVPQSVVSRCIAQLERDAGSPLFRRTGRGVVLTELGEQLYPRIQRLIAESESFADEVRASRGVPVGDVRLGLLPSTVPSLAGPLYQRVLQQFPQVRLHLTEGSSSQLQEMLDQGRLDLSLLLRDGGEASADEPVLMEGALCLVAASSDPLASRQEIRFEEVTRLPLVLPTEPHPLRERLVVLARKMGLSLRVVAEANSIRLQHEIAASAAGFAITAPSIAAHDKGRLAALKIVEPVLSRAIVLAVARHRPHTLATREIHALLLSMAPAILSQEGSAA; this is translated from the coding sequence ATGAAGTCCATCGTCGACGCGGCCTGGCACCACTTCGTCAAGGTGGCGGAGCTGGGATCGGTGTCGCGCGCAGCCGTGGCGGCGGATGTCCCGCAATCGGTGGTCAGCCGGTGCATTGCCCAACTCGAACGCGACGCAGGCTCCCCCTTGTTTCGCCGGACGGGGCGCGGCGTCGTCCTGACCGAACTGGGTGAGCAGCTGTACCCGCGGATTCAGCGGCTGATCGCCGAGTCGGAGAGCTTTGCCGACGAGGTCCGGGCGAGCAGGGGGGTGCCCGTGGGCGACGTGCGCCTGGGGCTGTTGCCCTCGACGGTGCCGTCGCTTGCGGGTCCGCTTTACCAGCGCGTCCTCCAGCAGTTTCCCCAGGTGCGGTTGCACCTGACGGAGGGCTCCAGTTCGCAGCTGCAGGAAATGCTGGACCAAGGGCGACTGGACCTGTCCTTGCTGCTGCGTGACGGTGGCGAGGCCAGCGCGGACGAGCCGGTCCTGATGGAGGGCGCTCTCTGTCTCGTGGCCGCCAGCAGCGACCCGCTCGCAAGTCGCCAGGAGATTCGCTTCGAAGAAGTCACCCGGCTGCCGCTGGTGCTGCCGACCGAACCTCATCCGCTGCGCGAGCGGCTGGTCGTACTCGCGCGCAAGATGGGCCTGAGCTTGCGCGTCGTCGCCGAGGCGAACTCGATCCGCCTGCAGCACGAGATCGCGGCGTCCGCGGCAGGCTTTGCGATCACCGCCCCGTCCATCGCTGCGCACGACAAAGGCCGGCTCGCCGCATTGAAGATCGTGGAGCCGGTGCTGTCGCGCGCGATCGTGCTCGCGGTCGCCCGCCACCGCCCACACACGCTGGCGACGCGAGAGATCCATGCGCTCCTTCTGTCGATGGCGCCCGCGATCCTTTCGCAAGAAGGCTCCGCCGCCTGA
- a CDS encoding Bug family tripartite tricarboxylate transporter substrate binding protein, translating into MTLLRRRTFIGAVGGLLLSSVRAAEAVRVIVPYAAGGFTDIGARVICEQLGQVLGQPVIVENRPGGGTRIGTSAVFGAKPDGHTLLLTNIAYSILPLVDPSVKYDAPTAAAPVGIASVYSIAVVVNAQLPVKTLREFIDHARKNPGKLTYGSAGPGSGAHLGGELFKALTGADLVHVPFRSTSSALTEVAAGRVDLTFDGTALELAKTGKVRILAVSGTDRDPRMPDVPTVAEAGLKGMETNSWLGIFAPLGTPAPVVERLNQALNTVLQKEALKARFRELGMVARSGSPSLLIDQVRHDTDLYRRVIHEAKLKFE; encoded by the coding sequence ATGACACTCCTGAGACGCCGCACATTCATCGGCGCGGTAGGCGGCCTGCTGCTTTCATCGGTGCGCGCCGCCGAGGCGGTCCGCGTGATCGTGCCCTATGCCGCGGGCGGCTTTACCGACATCGGCGCGCGCGTCATCTGCGAGCAACTCGGCCAGGTGCTGGGGCAGCCCGTGATCGTGGAGAACCGACCGGGCGGCGGCACGCGGATCGGAACCTCCGCCGTGTTCGGCGCCAAGCCGGACGGCCACACGCTGCTGCTCACCAACATTGCGTACAGCATCCTCCCGCTGGTCGACCCTTCGGTGAAGTACGACGCGCCCACGGCTGCTGCGCCCGTGGGCATCGCTTCGGTCTATTCCATCGCCGTGGTCGTCAATGCGCAGCTGCCCGTGAAAACGCTGCGGGAGTTCATCGACCACGCACGCAAGAACCCGGGCAAGCTGACCTACGGCAGCGCCGGGCCGGGCAGCGGGGCGCACCTGGGGGGCGAGCTGTTCAAGGCCTTGACCGGCGCCGATCTCGTTCACGTGCCGTTCCGGTCCACCTCGAGCGCGCTCACCGAGGTGGCTGCGGGCCGGGTCGATCTCACCTTCGACGGCACGGCGCTCGAACTCGCGAAGACCGGCAAGGTCAGGATCCTCGCGGTGTCGGGCACCGACCGCGATCCGCGCATGCCGGATGTTCCCACCGTGGCGGAAGCGGGCCTCAAGGGCATGGAGACGAACTCCTGGCTCGGCATCTTCGCTCCGCTGGGCACGCCCGCGCCGGTGGTCGAGCGGCTGAACCAGGCGCTGAACACCGTCTTGCAGAAAGAAGCGCTGAAGGCGCGCTTCCGCGAACTCGGCATGGTCGCGCGTTCCGGCTCTCCAAGCCTGCTGATCGATCAGGTGCGCCACGACACTGATCTGTACAGGCGCGTCATCCACGAAGCCAAACTGAAATTCGAATGA
- a CDS encoding FAD-dependent monooxygenase has protein sequence MNKTKRVLVVGSGIGGATAAYALAKAGLETHCIDIQPARSTLGSGICLLHNTMRALSEIGLADPCLDSGLRFEVFKQFDAAGNLLMSNPTPPGIGIRRPELARILETSASAAGAKMERGLTAKSVSDRGDCVEVEFSDGREAAYDLVVAADGAYSKLREQFFGAEHRVCFAGQSAWRFNAPRPPEVDGFCLYRSPDGKRTVGALPTSKETCYLFFLENSAQHLHWPDDQLDVLVRERLAGFSAPVIQDSLALITSPQQVLVRPFDVTLVPAPWHRGRVVLLGDSAHSPTPQMTSGGGMAIEDAVVLAQCLKAESSIPEALVAYTNRRFERVSTVWNASLQLCKYEQEAVPNPQRSAALLLQTYQYLGQPM, from the coding sequence ATGAACAAGACCAAGCGGGTGCTCGTGGTCGGAAGTGGCATCGGCGGCGCCACCGCGGCCTATGCGCTGGCCAAGGCGGGCCTGGAGACCCATTGCATCGACATCCAGCCGGCCAGGTCCACGCTCGGCTCGGGGATCTGCCTGCTTCACAACACGATGCGTGCACTTTCGGAGATCGGTCTAGCCGACCCTTGCCTCGACAGCGGGCTGCGCTTCGAGGTGTTCAAGCAGTTCGACGCTGCCGGCAACCTTCTCATGTCGAACCCGACGCCGCCCGGCATCGGCATCCGCCGTCCGGAGCTTGCCCGGATCCTCGAGACCTCGGCCAGCGCGGCGGGAGCGAAGATGGAGCGCGGCCTCACCGCCAAGAGCGTGAGCGACCGTGGAGACTGCGTGGAGGTGGAGTTTTCCGATGGGCGCGAGGCTGCCTACGATCTCGTGGTTGCAGCGGACGGCGCCTACTCGAAACTGCGCGAGCAATTCTTCGGTGCCGAGCATCGCGTGTGTTTTGCTGGCCAGAGCGCCTGGCGCTTCAATGCGCCGCGGCCGCCCGAGGTCGATGGCTTCTGTCTCTATCGCTCGCCCGATGGCAAGCGCACCGTCGGCGCGCTGCCGACGTCGAAGGAGACGTGCTATCTGTTCTTCCTGGAGAACAGTGCGCAGCACCTGCATTGGCCGGACGACCAGCTGGATGTCCTGGTCCGTGAGCGGCTCGCTGGCTTTTCCGCCCCGGTGATCCAGGACTCGCTGGCATTAATCACGAGCCCGCAGCAGGTTCTGGTTCGTCCGTTCGACGTCACGCTTGTGCCGGCCCCGTGGCATCGCGGCCGGGTCGTGCTGCTGGGAGATTCGGCGCACTCGCCGACCCCGCAGATGACCTCCGGGGGTGGCATGGCCATCGAGGACGCGGTGGTGCTCGCCCAGTGCCTGAAGGCCGAAAGCAGCATTCCGGAGGCTCTGGTGGCCTATACGAACCGCCGGTTCGAGCGCGTCTCCACGGTGTGGAATGCCTCGCTGCAGCTGTGCAAGTACGAGCAAGAGGCCGTGCCGAATCCGCAAAGATCCGCCGCGCTCTTGCTGCAGACCTACCAGTATCTCGGCCAGCCCATGTGA
- a CDS encoding NAD-dependent succinate-semialdehyde dehydrogenase, with protein MKNLLKDPELFRTAAFVGGEWIDATPHGKYTLRNPATDEPLVELPRFRQDETAQAIEVAHRAFLDWRGTTAKHRSEVLRRWYELMVLHGDDLATLITLEEGKPLAEAKTEVQYAASFLQWFSEEAKRVRGDVIPAPKDTQRIVVLKEPIGVCAAITPWNFPAAMITRKAGPALAAGCSMVVKPASQTPLTALALAELGRRAGVPAGVFNVVTGNDTRDIGNQLTSHPLVRKITFTGSTEVGRVLLAQAASTIKKCSMELGGNAPFIVFDDADLDAAADGVVAAKFRNTGQACISANRVLVQAGVYDAFAAKLVERVRKLRVGNGLESDVQLGPLIDDGAVRKVEEHIADAVAHGATVLHGGHRHPLGGRFFEPTVVAGATSQMALAREETFGPLAPLFRFEKDEEAFAIANATEFGLAAYLYSRDAARIWRASAAIESGMIGINCGLISNEVAPFGGVKQSGLGREGSHHGIEEFLEVKYLCWDGLAPAFS; from the coding sequence ATGAAGAACCTGCTGAAAGACCCCGAACTGTTCCGCACCGCCGCCTTTGTGGGCGGCGAGTGGATCGATGCTACGCCGCACGGCAAGTACACCTTGCGCAACCCGGCTACCGATGAACCGCTCGTCGAGCTCCCTCGCTTCCGGCAGGACGAGACGGCGCAGGCCATCGAGGTGGCGCACCGCGCCTTCCTCGACTGGCGCGGGACCACGGCCAAGCACCGCTCGGAAGTGCTGCGCCGCTGGTACGAGCTCATGGTTCTGCACGGCGACGACCTGGCGACATTGATCACCCTGGAGGAGGGCAAGCCGCTGGCCGAAGCCAAGACCGAAGTGCAGTACGCGGCATCGTTCCTCCAGTGGTTTTCGGAGGAAGCCAAGCGGGTGCGCGGCGACGTGATACCCGCACCGAAGGACACCCAGCGCATCGTGGTGCTGAAGGAGCCGATCGGCGTCTGTGCAGCCATCACGCCCTGGAATTTTCCCGCGGCGATGATCACGCGCAAGGCCGGTCCCGCGCTGGCGGCGGGCTGCAGCATGGTCGTCAAGCCCGCGAGCCAGACGCCGCTCACGGCGCTGGCGCTGGCGGAACTGGGCCGACGCGCTGGCGTGCCCGCGGGCGTGTTCAACGTCGTGACCGGCAACGACACGCGCGACATCGGCAACCAGCTCACATCGCATCCGCTGGTGCGCAAGATCACCTTCACCGGTTCGACCGAGGTGGGGCGCGTGTTGCTGGCGCAAGCCGCGAGCACCATCAAGAAATGCTCGATGGAACTGGGAGGCAACGCACCCTTCATCGTCTTCGACGATGCGGATCTGGATGCGGCCGCGGACGGCGTGGTGGCGGCCAAGTTCCGCAACACCGGCCAGGCCTGCATCAGCGCCAACAGGGTGCTCGTCCAGGCGGGCGTGTACGACGCATTTGCCGCGAAGCTGGTCGAGCGCGTTCGCAAGCTGCGCGTCGGCAATGGCCTCGAATCGGACGTGCAACTCGGCCCGTTGATCGATGACGGGGCCGTTCGGAAGGTCGAAGAGCACATCGCGGATGCCGTCGCGCACGGTGCGACCGTGCTGCATGGCGGGCACCGCCATCCGCTGGGAGGCCGCTTCTTCGAACCCACCGTGGTTGCGGGTGCCACCTCGCAGATGGCGCTGGCGCGCGAAGAGACCTTCGGCCCTCTCGCGCCGCTCTTTCGCTTCGAGAAGGACGAGGAGGCGTTCGCGATCGCCAACGCGACCGAGTTCGGGCTCGCCGCCTATCTCTACAGCCGCGACGCCGCGCGCATCTGGCGGGCTTCGGCGGCCATCGAGTCCGGGATGATCGGCATCAACTGCGGGTTGATCTCGAACGAAGTGGCGCCGTTCGGCGGCGTGAAGCAGAGCGGGCTGGGGCGTGAGGGCTCGCACCACGGCATCGAGGAGTTCCTGGAGGTCAAGTACCTGTGCTGGGACGGCCTTGCGCCGGCGTTCAGCTGA
- a CDS encoding ornithine cyclodeaminase family protein, translating to MSSTNPKLPESAAAEAPVFVSSETAAAVFQWLPAVRVLQETYARPMGANAVPRRTIAAGAAERASLRTMTAVPPGSRYYGAKLMGMAFGTAGRQLEYAVVLFDATTGSLAAIVDGNLVTAYRTAATSAAALDRLAPERPASLAVLGSGLEARMHTLAIAAVRELHEIRVYSPTKAKREAFAKALGTELGVRAHAVESPAEAVGGADVVLAAARSYGEEPILHGEWLAPHATVVSIGSTLPDQREVDSSVVARASVIVCDNVEEVLEESGDMLAARRDGVEPEAKCISLNDLLSGKASGARREGEVAMYKSVGSGLQDVVVAGMILDLARAAGLATPLPIRFETKRIG from the coding sequence ATGAGCTCCACCAACCCCAAACTTCCCGAGAGCGCCGCGGCCGAAGCGCCCGTGTTCGTCTCCTCCGAAACCGCCGCTGCCGTTTTCCAGTGGCTGCCGGCGGTGCGCGTCTTGCAGGAAACCTATGCGCGGCCGATGGGCGCGAACGCGGTGCCTCGGCGCACCATTGCCGCGGGCGCGGCGGAGCGTGCGTCGCTGCGGACGATGACCGCGGTGCCGCCGGGATCGCGCTACTACGGCGCCAAGCTGATGGGCATGGCCTTTGGGACTGCGGGCCGGCAGCTCGAGTACGCCGTCGTCCTGTTCGATGCCACCACAGGCTCATTGGCCGCAATCGTGGACGGCAACCTCGTCACCGCCTACCGGACGGCCGCGACGTCGGCGGCGGCGCTGGATCGGCTGGCGCCGGAGCGCCCCGCGAGCCTCGCCGTGCTCGGCAGCGGCTTGGAGGCGCGCATGCACACGCTCGCCATCGCTGCGGTGCGCGAGCTGCATGAGATCAGGGTCTACAGCCCGACGAAGGCCAAGCGCGAGGCCTTCGCCAAGGCCCTGGGCACTGAACTGGGGGTTCGCGCGCACGCCGTCGAATCGCCCGCAGAAGCCGTGGGCGGCGCCGACGTCGTGCTGGCGGCGGCCCGTTCTTATGGCGAGGAACCCATCCTGCACGGCGAGTGGCTCGCACCCCATGCAACGGTGGTTTCGATCGGATCGACGCTGCCCGATCAGCGTGAAGTCGACAGCAGCGTGGTGGCCCGCGCCAGCGTCATCGTTTGTGACAACGTGGAGGAAGTGCTCGAGGAATCCGGGGACATGCTGGCTGCCCGGCGTGACGGTGTCGAGCCTGAGGCCAAGTGCATCAGCCTCAATGACCTGCTGTCCGGCAAGGCGAGCGGCGCCCGACGCGAAGGCGAGGTGGCCATGTACAAGTCGGTCGGATCGGGCCTTCAGGACGTGGTGGTCGCCGGGATGATCCTCGATCTTGCGCGTGCCGCCGGCCTGGCGACGCCGCTGCCGATCCGATTCGAAACAAAGCGCATCGGTTGA